A genomic region of Dactylococcopsis salina PCC 8305 contains the following coding sequences:
- the leuS gene encoding leucine--tRNA ligase has translation MASASRYNPSEIEPKWQQNWLETEIDRASEDKSKPKFYALSMFPYPSGNLHMGHVRNYVITDVMARWRRMQGYRVLHPMGWDAFGLPAENAAIDRGIHPAQWTEKNIQQMKQQLQQLGLSLDWSREVATCSPDYYKWTQWIFLQFFQAGLAYQKESAVNWDPIDQTVLANEQVDGEGKSWRSGAKVERKLLKQWFLKITEYAEELLNDLEKLPGWPDRVKLMQENWIGKSVGAYLEFPIIGIENKIGVFTTRPDTVYGVTYVVLAPEHPLTPKVTTSDQKPAVEAFIQEVTNESEQERTAEDKPKRGIPTGGKAINPFTGEEIPILIADYVLYEYGTGAVMGVPAHDARDFQFATQNQLPIKQVIVPEGEAVSDTLENAYTEAGTIVNSGQFDGLNSVEGKQVIIDHAEKQGWGKARIQYRLRDWLISRQRYWGAPIPIIHCPSCGAVPVPDKDLPVELPEDIEFTGRGGSPLTQLESWLNVSCPSCGEAAKRETDTMDTFIDSSWYFLRYTDANNIEEAFNQEKVNDWMPVDQYVGGIEHAILHLLYSRFFTKVLRDRGLLNCDEPFQRLLTQGMVQGMTYKNPKTGKYIPSQEVNPDDPKDPNTGDELSVFFEKMSKSKYNGVDPLEVLDKYGADTARMFILFKAPPEKDLEWDSADVEGQFRFLNKVWRLVMEFVEQNEVIDQNADLSKAEKDLRRAIHTAIKSISEDLAGDYQFNTAVSELMKLNNALNEAKCKTSPVYQEGIEALVKLLAPFAPHITEELWHAFGHKDSIHQQKWLEADPDALTVDEINLVIQIKGKTRGTIPVPANASREELEKYARESDAAQRYLEGKEIKKVIVVPGKLVNFVV, from the coding sequence ATGGCAAGTGCATCCCGATATAATCCCTCTGAAATCGAGCCGAAATGGCAACAAAACTGGTTAGAAACCGAGATCGATCGCGCATCAGAAGACAAAAGCAAACCGAAATTTTATGCACTGTCGATGTTTCCCTATCCATCGGGAAATCTCCACATGGGTCACGTGCGGAACTATGTGATCACCGATGTCATGGCGCGGTGGCGACGGATGCAAGGATATCGGGTACTGCATCCGATGGGATGGGATGCCTTTGGTTTACCCGCCGAAAATGCGGCGATCGATCGCGGGATTCATCCCGCACAATGGACAGAGAAAAATATCCAACAGATGAAACAGCAACTCCAACAACTGGGATTATCCCTAGACTGGAGTCGAGAAGTCGCCACCTGTTCCCCAGACTACTACAAATGGACGCAATGGATATTTCTCCAGTTTTTCCAAGCGGGGTTAGCCTATCAGAAAGAATCCGCAGTGAACTGGGACCCAATCGATCAAACTGTTCTCGCTAATGAACAAGTTGATGGCGAAGGAAAATCCTGGCGCAGTGGGGCGAAAGTTGAACGAAAACTCCTCAAACAGTGGTTTCTCAAGATTACAGAATACGCAGAAGAACTCCTCAACGACTTAGAAAAACTCCCAGGCTGGCCCGATCGGGTTAAACTAATGCAAGAGAACTGGATCGGAAAATCCGTTGGTGCGTATCTCGAATTTCCGATCATCGGAATAGAAAATAAAATCGGAGTCTTCACCACCCGTCCCGATACCGTCTATGGCGTAACTTATGTGGTTCTCGCCCCCGAACACCCCCTCACCCCAAAAGTCACCACAAGCGACCAAAAACCAGCCGTAGAAGCCTTTATTCAAGAAGTCACCAACGAAAGCGAACAAGAACGCACCGCCGAAGACAAACCCAAACGCGGTATCCCCACTGGCGGCAAAGCCATTAACCCCTTCACAGGCGAAGAAATCCCCATTTTAATCGCCGATTATGTCCTCTACGAATACGGAACAGGGGCAGTGATGGGCGTTCCCGCACATGATGCGCGAGACTTCCAATTTGCCACCCAAAACCAGCTTCCCATCAAACAAGTGATTGTTCCCGAAGGAGAAGCAGTCAGCGACACACTCGAAAACGCCTACACTGAAGCAGGGACAATTGTTAATTCGGGTCAATTTGACGGCCTAAACTCCGTAGAAGGAAAACAAGTCATCATTGATCATGCCGAAAAACAGGGCTGGGGAAAAGCCAGAATCCAATATCGTCTCCGAGACTGGTTAATCTCCCGTCAACGCTATTGGGGCGCACCAATTCCCATCATCCATTGTCCCAGTTGTGGCGCTGTTCCCGTACCCGACAAAGACTTACCCGTAGAACTTCCAGAAGACATAGAATTTACTGGACGCGGTGGTTCTCCCCTCACGCAACTGGAAAGCTGGTTAAATGTATCTTGTCCGTCTTGTGGTGAAGCGGCGAAACGAGAAACCGACACCATGGACACCTTTATTGATTCCTCTTGGTACTTCCTCCGTTACACCGATGCTAATAACATTGAAGAGGCATTTAATCAGGAAAAAGTAAACGATTGGATGCCCGTAGATCAATATGTCGGGGGAATTGAACACGCCATTCTGCATTTACTTTATTCTCGCTTCTTTACAAAAGTTTTGCGAGACAGAGGACTATTAAACTGTGATGAACCCTTCCAACGGTTACTCACTCAGGGAATGGTACAGGGAATGACCTACAAAAACCCCAAAACTGGGAAATATATCCCCTCTCAAGAAGTGAACCCAGATGATCCCAAAGACCCCAACACGGGTGATGAACTGTCCGTCTTTTTTGAGAAGATGTCCAAATCTAAATATAATGGCGTTGACCCCTTAGAGGTTTTAGACAAATATGGGGCAGATACAGCGCGGATGTTTATTTTGTTTAAAGCACCGCCCGAAAAAGATTTAGAATGGGACAGTGCCGACGTTGAGGGACAATTTCGCTTTCTGAATAAAGTGTGGCGTTTAGTGATGGAATTTGTTGAGCAAAATGAAGTCATTGATCAAAACGCTGACCTTTCCAAAGCAGAGAAAGACTTGCGTCGCGCTATTCATACCGCCATTAAATCCATTTCAGAGGACTTAGCGGGAGATTACCAATTTAATACCGCAGTTTCCGAATTAATGAAGCTGAATAACGCCTTAAACGAGGCAAAATGTAAAACTTCCCCTGTTTATCAAGAAGGAATTGAAGCACTGGTTAAATTACTCGCCCCCTTCGCGCCTCATATCACAGAAGAATTGTGGCACGCTTTCGGACATAAAGATTCAATTCATCAGCAAAAATGGTTAGAAGCTGATCCAGATGCGTTAACCGTTGATGAAATTAATTTAGTGATTCAAATTAAAGGGAAAACCAGAGGGACAATTCCCGTTCCCGCGAATGCGAGTCGGGAGGAGTTAGAAAAGTATGCGCGAGAGTCAGACGCGGCGCAACGCTATCTCGAAGGGAAAGAGATTAAGAAAGTGATTGTTGTTCCAGGAAAATTAGTTAATTTCGTGGTCTAA
- a CDS encoding Uma2 family endonuclease yields MSAEALVETRKCMAMPIAIPKGFRITPEQFEQLAKIEQLAKIELTNTGELIVMSPTGGEAGEKNFNLYIDLGIWNRQTKLGKAFDSSTVFILPNGARRSPDVSWMRLDRWETLTDQEKQGFPPIAPDFIIELVSPSDLKSLRYEDLQAKMTEYLQNGVQLGWLIEPSTKTVEIYQLGEAVEVLNNPQTLSGRNVLPEFVLDLSEIF; encoded by the coding sequence ATGTCAGCAGAAGCCCTTGTAGAAACAAGAAAATGTATGGCGATGCCGATCGCAATTCCGAAAGGATTTAGAATTACTCCAGAACAGTTTGAACAACTGGCAAAAATTGAACAACTTGCAAAAATTGAGTTGACTAACACTGGAGAATTAATTGTTATGAGTCCCACTGGGGGAGAGGCGGGAGAAAAAAACTTTAATTTGTATATCGATCTGGGGATTTGGAATCGTCAGACAAAATTAGGAAAAGCCTTTGATTCTTCTACTGTATTTATTTTACCCAATGGTGCAAGAAGAAGTCCCGATGTGAGTTGGATGAGATTAGACCGTTGGGAGACTTTAACTGATCAGGAAAAACAAGGATTTCCTCCGATTGCGCCTGATTTTATCATTGAGTTAGTCAGTCCTAGCGATTTAAAAAGTCTGCGCTATGAAGACTTACAAGCAAAGATGACAGAATATTTGCAGAATGGGGTACAGTTAGGTTGGTTAATTGAACCCTCTACAAAAACTGTAGAAATCTATCAATTGGGAGAAGCTGTAGAGGTGTTAAATAATCCTCAAACCCTATCAGGAAGAAATGTTTTACCAGAATTTGTTTTAGATTTAAGTGAGATTTTTTGA
- the vapB gene encoding type II toxin-antitoxin system VapB family antitoxin, whose amino-acid sequence MNTDLQLWQTISKMPEHLKTELLNYAEYLMEKKANTTHSDQNLEKKQRSGVLKGTFVLPLPEDFDEPLEGFQDYME is encoded by the coding sequence ATGAATACTGATCTCCAACTCTGGCAAACCATTAGCAAAATGCCTGAACATTTAAAGACTGAATTGCTAAATTATGCGGAATATTTAATGGAGAAAAAAGCAAACACAACTCACTCGGATCAAAACTTAGAAAAAAAACAGCGATCGGGGGTTTTGAAAGGAACTTTTGTCTTACCATTACCAGAAGACTTTGATGAACCATTAGAAGGTTTTCAGGATTATATGGAATGA
- the groL gene encoding chaperonin GroEL (60 kDa chaperone family; promotes refolding of misfolded polypeptides especially under stressful conditions; forms two stacked rings of heptamers to form a barrel-shaped 14mer; ends can be capped by GroES; misfolded proteins enter the barrel where they are refolded when GroES binds) — protein sequence MAKIVTFNEKARRSLERGVNALADAIRITLGPKGRNVLLEKQYGNPQIVNDGITAAKEIELEDPLENTGARLILEVASKTNDMAGDGTTTATVLGQAMIREGLKNVAAGSNPVAIRRGIEKTVNYLVEEIANVAKPVEGSAIAQVATVSAGNDEEIGKMIADAMERVTKDGVITVEESKSLATELDVVEGMEIDRGYLSPYFITDQERQIVEFENPRILITDKKISAIQDLVPVLEQVAREGQPLLVIAEDIEGEALATLVVNKARGVLNVSAIKAPGFGDRRKQMLQDIAVLTGGQLVSEDVGLTIDSVSLDMLGTARRVTINKDSTVIVSNGENKNDVEKRVNQIRKQLAETDSEYDKEKLQERIAKLAGGVAVIKVGAATETELKDRKLRIEDALNATQAAVEEGIVPGGGTTLIHLAAKVAEFKNQLTHPEEKIGADLVGKALEAPLSQMADNAGAEGSVVVENVRETEFNVGYNALTGEYEDMIAAGIIDPAKVIRAALQNAGSIAGMIITTEALVVEEPQEEEAGGDPSAAMGGMGGMGGMGGMGGMGGMGMM from the coding sequence ATGGCTAAGATTGTAACTTTTAACGAAAAGGCAAGACGTTCCCTAGAAAGAGGGGTAAATGCTCTCGCTGATGCAATTCGTATTACTCTCGGTCCCAAAGGACGCAATGTTTTATTAGAAAAACAATATGGTAATCCTCAAATTGTAAACGATGGGATTACGGCAGCGAAAGAAATTGAACTGGAAGACCCTCTCGAAAATACGGGTGCGCGATTGATTTTAGAGGTGGCTTCTAAAACTAATGATATGGCTGGAGATGGAACAACAACAGCCACCGTTCTCGGTCAAGCGATGATTCGGGAAGGATTGAAAAATGTCGCGGCGGGATCAAATCCAGTTGCGATTCGGCGCGGTATTGAAAAAACTGTTAACTATTTAGTAGAAGAAATTGCGAATGTTGCTAAACCTGTGGAAGGAAGCGCGATCGCGCAGGTGGCAACGGTTTCGGCGGGAAATGATGAAGAAATCGGCAAGATGATCGCCGATGCTATGGAAAGAGTGACCAAAGACGGAGTGATTACCGTTGAGGAATCCAAATCTCTCGCCACAGAATTGGATGTCGTTGAGGGGATGGAAATCGATCGAGGCTATCTTTCCCCCTACTTTATCACCGACCAAGAGCGACAAATTGTTGAGTTTGAAAACCCCCGTATTCTCATCACCGACAAGAAAATCAGCGCCATCCAAGATTTAGTTCCCGTTTTAGAACAAGTGGCGCGAGAAGGACAACCCTTATTAGTGATCGCAGAAGACATTGAAGGCGAAGCACTGGCGACCCTTGTTGTGAACAAAGCTCGCGGTGTGCTGAATGTCTCAGCGATTAAAGCCCCTGGTTTCGGCGATCGTCGTAAACAAATGTTACAAGACATTGCCGTTCTCACGGGAGGACAATTAGTTTCCGAAGATGTGGGGTTAACCATTGATTCGGTTTCCCTCGATATGTTGGGAACAGCGCGGCGTGTCACCATCAATAAAGACAGCACGGTTATTGTTTCCAACGGCGAGAACAAAAATGATGTTGAGAAACGGGTAAATCAAATTCGGAAGCAACTCGCGGAAACCGATTCCGAATATGACAAGGAAAAATTACAAGAACGTATCGCCAAACTTGCTGGCGGTGTCGCTGTGATTAAAGTCGGTGCTGCCACTGAAACCGAACTGAAAGATCGTAAACTGCGAATTGAAGACGCACTCAATGCCACTCAAGCAGCGGTAGAAGAAGGCATTGTGCCAGGGGGTGGCACAACTTTAATTCACCTCGCGGCAAAAGTTGCCGAGTTTAAAAATCAACTCACCCATCCCGAAGAAAAAATTGGCGCGGACTTAGTTGGAAAAGCACTGGAAGCACCCCTATCTCAAATGGCGGATAATGCTGGCGCTGAAGGCTCTGTGGTTGTGGAAAATGTCCGCGAAACTGAGTTTAATGTGGGTTATAATGCCCTCACCGGTGAGTATGAAGATATGATTGCCGCCGGAATTATTGACCCAGCGAAAGTGATTCGGGCAGCGTTGCAAAATGCAGGCTCGATCGCTGGTATGATTATCACCACTGAGGCTCTCGTTGTGGAAGAACCACAAGAAGAAGAAGCTGGTGGCGATCCCTCAGCCGCTATGGGCGGCATGGGCGGCATGGGCGGTATGGGCGGCATGGGCGGCATGGGAGGCATGGGAATGATGTAA
- a CDS encoding class I SAM-dependent RNA methyltransferase has protein sequence MTLNDTINIKQLQRGDSLTVTIERFNHKYLGETSVQGKTVLVPGSIPGETIRGEVIRNWKRRLLLKPIEIIEPSIDRVAPKCQHFTTCAGCQFQHISYRKQLEIKASRLQNYFHEKHPCHPLPLRGVIGSPTPYRYRNSIKLHGPGEPGFWQVLGVDMMRNEECPICVESVDKALQQQRQEHFHQFTRQGILNVLIRGTKIGETYVGPENPSAEEITWLNEELTHPLTDVTYQLIVPAHAFWQGSTPMLPKLIEQVVRPIREFSPDVLVESYCGMGLFGIMSAPFAKEIIGIEEHPLAIEAAKQNQENLNLSNLRIFRAKTEDRLEEFLVDLPSEKSALIVDPPRSGLPKKVLKQILKAPPQLLVYVSCSPESFARNLEALCRETYQLEDMVGLDMFPQTKHLECVGILKRIIDRSTYSPLSKGG, from the coding sequence GTGACATTAAACGACACAATCAACATCAAACAATTACAACGGGGAGACTCCCTAACCGTAACGATCGAGCGGTTTAATCACAAGTATTTAGGAGAAACCAGCGTACAGGGAAAAACCGTGTTAGTGCCAGGTAGCATCCCAGGAGAAACCATACGGGGAGAAGTGATTCGGAATTGGAAACGTCGTCTTCTCTTGAAACCCATTGAAATTATTGAACCCAGCATCGATCGCGTCGCCCCGAAATGCCAGCATTTCACCACCTGCGCTGGCTGTCAATTCCAACATATCAGCTACCGAAAACAACTAGAAATCAAAGCCTCACGACTGCAAAACTACTTCCACGAAAAACATCCCTGTCATCCCCTTCCCTTACGCGGTGTCATTGGTTCTCCCACCCCCTACCGTTACCGTAACAGCATCAAACTACATGGACCTGGAGAACCTGGATTTTGGCAAGTGTTAGGGGTGGATATGATGCGGAATGAAGAATGTCCGATTTGTGTGGAAAGTGTCGATAAAGCACTACAACAACAGCGTCAAGAACACTTTCATCAATTCACCCGCCAAGGCATTCTCAACGTCTTAATTCGGGGAACAAAAATCGGGGAAACCTATGTCGGACCCGAAAATCCCTCAGCCGAAGAAATCACCTGGTTAAACGAAGAATTAACCCATCCTTTAACCGATGTCACCTATCAACTAATCGTTCCTGCTCATGCGTTTTGGCAAGGAAGCACTCCCATGTTACCGAAATTAATTGAGCAAGTGGTGCGTCCTATCCGAGAATTTAGTCCTGATGTTTTAGTAGAAAGCTACTGTGGGATGGGTTTATTTGGAATAATGAGCGCCCCTTTTGCAAAAGAAATCATCGGAATTGAAGAACATCCTCTCGCCATAGAAGCCGCCAAACAAAATCAAGAAAACTTAAACCTCTCTAATCTTCGTATTTTTCGCGCCAAAACCGAAGATCGTCTAGAAGAATTTTTAGTTGATCTCCCGTCAGAGAAATCGGCTTTAATCGTTGATCCGCCTCGTAGTGGACTCCCCAAAAAAGTTCTAAAACAGATATTAAAAGCACCGCCACAACTTTTAGTTTATGTCAGTTGTAGCCCTGAAAGTTTTGCTCGTAATTTAGAGGCTTTGTGTCGAGAAACCTACCAACTAGAAGATATGGTGGGGTTAGATATGTTCCCTCAAACCAAACATTTAGAATGCGTTGGCATTTTAAAACGAATTATCGATCGCTCCACATATTCCCCCCTTTCAAAGGGGGGTTAG
- a CDS encoding HigA family addiction module antitoxin: MVRVPTHRQPTHPSIILSEEFLEPMAITQTELAKAIHVPYQQINDLINHREAITPRIALRLAKFFRTSPDFWLNLQMRWELYCVQQQEGEEIEQIIPCNSIAIET, encoded by the coding sequence ATGGTTAGAGTTCCCACTCATAGACAACCGACACATCCTAGCATTATCCTCTCCGAGGAGTTTCTCGAACCAATGGCAATCACTCAAACTGAGTTAGCGAAAGCAATTCATGTTCCTTACCAACAAATTAATGATTTAATCAACCACAGAGAGGCGATTACACCCAGAATCGCTCTAAGGTTAGCAAAGTTTTTTAGAACGAGTCCAGACTTTTGGTTAAATCTTCAAATGCGCTGGGAACTTTACTGTGTTCAACAACAAGAGGGTGAAGAAATCGAACAAATTATTCCTTGTAATTCAATCGCGATCGAAACTTAA
- a CDS encoding type II toxin-antitoxin system VapC family toxin: MSAFLLDTHAFIWLSEDDPNLPDFLRERIDQADFVYVSIASLWEIAIKLNLGKLSLKQNYEIIGIELGYSDIIVLPISFRDTALIRHLPLHHRDPFDRMLIAQAMNHSLIVVSRDRAFDAYSIQRIW; this comes from the coding sequence ATGAGTGCTTTTCTCTTAGACACTCATGCTTTTATTTGGTTGTCGGAAGATGACCCAAACTTACCAGACTTTCTCAGAGAGAGGATTGATCAAGCTGATTTTGTATATGTTAGCATTGCAAGTCTATGGGAGATTGCAATTAAGTTAAACCTTGGCAAATTATCTCTAAAACAAAATTATGAAATCATTGGCATTGAGCTTGGATATTCTGACATTATTGTACTTCCTATTTCCTTTCGCGATACAGCTTTGATTCGCCACTTACCTTTACATCATCGAGACCCATTTGATCGAATGTTAATTGCACAAGCAATGAATCATTCTTTAATTGTAGTCAGTCGCGATCGCGCCTTTGATGCTTATTCAATACAAAGAATTTGGTAA
- the rpe gene encoding ribulose-phosphate 3-epimerase, protein MSQKQTVIAPSILSADFSRLGEEIKAVDQAGADWIHVDVMDGRFVPNITIGPLVVNAIRPLTQKPLDVHLMIVEPEKYVADFAKAGADIISVHAEHNASPHLHRTLQLIKNEGKQAGVVLNPGTPLELIDYTLEMCDLVLIMSVNPGFGGQKFISSVTPKIRQLRKICDQRGLDPWIEVDGGLKANNTWEVLEAGANAIVAGSAVFKADDYASAIEGIRNSKRPEPELATV, encoded by the coding sequence ATGAGCCAAAAACAAACTGTTATTGCACCTTCTATTCTATCTGCTGATTTCAGTCGGTTAGGAGAAGAAATTAAAGCGGTGGATCAAGCTGGCGCGGATTGGATTCATGTGGATGTCATGGATGGGCGTTTTGTGCCTAACATTACGATCGGTCCGTTGGTAGTAAACGCCATTCGTCCTCTCACCCAAAAACCCCTTGATGTTCACTTAATGATTGTCGAACCAGAAAAATATGTCGCTGATTTCGCCAAAGCTGGCGCTGACATTATTTCCGTCCACGCGGAACACAATGCGTCCCCCCATTTACACCGCACCTTACAGTTAATCAAAAATGAAGGGAAACAAGCAGGAGTAGTGTTGAATCCTGGCACGCCTTTGGAGTTAATTGATTACACCCTCGAAATGTGCGACTTAGTTCTTATTATGAGTGTGAATCCAGGCTTTGGGGGACAGAAATTTATTTCCAGTGTTACTCCAAAAATCCGTCAATTACGGAAAATCTGTGATCAGCGTGGACTTGATCCCTGGATTGAAGTGGATGGCGGTTTGAAAGCGAATAATACTTGGGAAGTGTTAGAAGCGGGTGCGAATGCGATCGTTGCTGGTTCTGCGGTATTTAAAGCCGACGATTACGCCAGCGCGATCGAGGGAATCCGCAACAGTAAACGCCCTGAACCCGAATTAGCAACCGTTTAA
- a CDS encoding SWIM zinc finger family protein: MSEREWWVLQWLDLLEKYRFKKRLERGRNYAREGNILRIDFEGAKVTAQVQGSADEPYFLWIKLDAFSEEDWSYVIQSLAEKAIFSAQLLAGEMPQNIEEVFIANGLTLFPFSLSDVHSRCNCPDPKNPCKHIAAVYYELADRFSEDPFVLFQLRGKTREEILAEIRKIRQQNGEEMTEISGEKDSIAADVETTPSQKLTVEDFWRYDQPLDSDLVNLKTETDQTVLEMLGGFPLPSTESQAVKQFLEQIHKTIQSEIVHQANP; encoded by the coding sequence ATGAGTGAACGAGAATGGTGGGTCTTACAATGGCTCGATTTATTGGAGAAATATCGCTTTAAAAAACGGCTAGAACGCGGTCGTAATTATGCGAGAGAAGGGAATATTCTTCGCATTGATTTTGAGGGCGCAAAGGTGACAGCGCAGGTTCAAGGAAGTGCTGATGAGCCTTATTTTCTCTGGATTAAACTAGATGCGTTTAGTGAGGAAGATTGGAGTTATGTTATTCAGAGTTTAGCAGAAAAAGCGATTTTTTCCGCGCAATTATTAGCTGGGGAAATGCCTCAAAATATTGAGGAAGTGTTTATTGCGAATGGGTTGACGTTATTCCCTTTTTCTCTTTCTGATGTTCATTCTCGTTGCAATTGTCCAGACCCGAAAAATCCTTGTAAGCATATCGCTGCGGTTTATTATGAATTAGCCGATCGATTCAGTGAAGACCCTTTTGTTTTATTTCAATTAAGAGGGAAAACCCGAGAGGAAATCCTCGCAGAAATCAGAAAGATTCGTCAGCAAAATGGTGAAGAAATGACAGAGATTTCAGGAGAAAAGGACTCGATCGCAGCGGATGTAGAGACGACACCATCTCAAAAATTAACCGTAGAAGATTTCTGGCGATATGATCAACCGTTAGATTCAGACTTGGTTAATCTGAAAACAGAAACGGATCAAACGGTATTAGAAATGTTAGGTGGGTTTCCGCTTCCGAGTACAGAATCCCAAGCGGTTAAACAGTTTTTAGAGCAAATTCATAAAACAATTCAATCGGAAATTGTCCACCAGGCTAATCCGTAA
- a CDS encoding S8 family serine peptidase, with protein MKKAIITLLGSFGGLGLITPLLALNYSVGEAGINARRLHESPYNLLGRKIAIGQVEIGRAGKFGWDKAANENYPLEVAETLYRDRAANPNQHIDPHAVMVATVMISQKKGLMGVAPEAKLYSTAVGSLRRAGQPEECLASQYTAMQNGGDVRAINFSFGESLDRDPREDAELDGDALLTRCIDWSARVHNVLYVIAGNQGKGGIPIPTDHYNGITVAYSTRRDGEYNKVDFPNLSGEPRGIGRRLVEKEINTEGRTGVSLVAPGSRISVYHPDRDRVRVSGSSFAAPHVTGTVALLQEYSDRALNRLSQLEDTSFPPRWSLDARRHEVMKAVLLNAANKIENPSLEMTNTLYSKQNRTWLQSRAYNDPSFPLDLEMGAGHLNAFRAYQQFSAGQWHSEQSVPNLGWNYGEINVNSNQDYHIAKPLKAGSYATITLTWDRLVELKDQNNNQQFDLGETFLDRGLNNLNVFLISTDHQSEKRVCSSVSEVDSVEHIFCKVPETGKYKIQVQFAEQKHRSKQSYGLAWWTISD; from the coding sequence ATGAAAAAAGCCATCATTACTCTCTTGGGAAGTTTTGGGGGATTAGGATTAATCACCCCTCTTCTTGCTTTAAACTACTCTGTCGGTGAAGCTGGAATCAATGCTCGTCGTCTCCATGAATCACCTTATAATTTATTGGGACGAAAAATTGCGATCGGACAAGTGGAAATTGGTAGGGCTGGGAAATTTGGTTGGGATAAAGCCGCCAATGAAAATTATCCCCTAGAGGTTGCGGAAACATTGTACCGCGATCGAGCCGCTAATCCCAATCAACACATTGATCCTCATGCGGTGATGGTTGCTACCGTGATGATTTCCCAAAAAAAAGGATTAATGGGAGTAGCACCAGAGGCAAAACTTTATAGTACCGCAGTAGGGTCATTACGTCGAGCCGGACAACCAGAAGAATGTCTTGCTTCCCAATACACTGCGATGCAAAATGGCGGTGATGTGAGAGCGATTAACTTTAGTTTCGGGGAGTCTTTAGACCGTGATCCGCGAGAGGATGCGGAATTAGATGGTGATGCGCTGCTGACTCGCTGTATTGATTGGTCGGCACGGGTGCATAATGTACTTTATGTGATTGCAGGAAATCAAGGGAAGGGAGGAATCCCGATTCCAACGGATCATTATAACGGGATTACAGTTGCCTACAGTACAAGACGTGATGGAGAATATAACAAGGTTGATTTTCCGAATCTCAGTGGTGAACCGAGGGGAATTGGTCGGCGGTTGGTGGAAAAGGAAATTAACACAGAAGGACGCACTGGGGTGAGTTTGGTTGCGCCCGGTAGTCGGATTAGCGTCTATCATCCCGATCGCGATAGAGTGAGAGTTAGTGGCAGTAGTTTCGCTGCGCCTCATGTCACGGGAACAGTAGCTTTATTACAAGAATACAGCGATCGCGCTCTCAATCGTCTTTCTCAATTAGAGGACACTTCTTTTCCTCCGCGTTGGAGTTTAGATGCGCGTCGTCACGAGGTAATGAAAGCGGTTTTGTTGAATGCGGCGAATAAAATCGAAAACCCTTCTTTAGAGATGACAAACACTCTTTACAGTAAACAAAATCGCACTTGGTTACAATCGAGAGCGTATAATGATCCGAGTTTTCCCCTTGATTTGGAAATGGGAGCGGGTCATCTCAACGCATTTCGTGCTTATCAACAGTTTAGCGCGGGACAATGGCATTCCGAGCAAAGTGTTCCGAATTTAGGTTGGAATTATGGGGAAATTAACGTTAATTCTAATCAAGATTATCACATTGCTAAACCATTAAAGGCGGGAAGTTATGCCACAATTACTTTAACTTGGGATCGGTTGGTAGAATTAAAAGACCAGAATAATAATCAACAGTTTGATCTCGGAGAAACGTTCCTCGATCGAGGTTTAAATAATCTCAATGTGTTTTTAATTTCTACGGATCACCAGTCCGAAAAAAGGGTTTGTAGTTCCGTTAGTGAAGTGGATAGTGTAGAACATATTTTTTGTAAAGTTCCCGAAACGGGAAAGTATAAAATTCAGGTTCAATTTGCGGAACAAAAGCATCGATCGAAACAATCTTACGGATTAGCCTGGTGGACAATTTCCGATTGA